The window CTAAAATACTTTGTCCACTCCATGCTATCTGATAGGTTTGGTTATAAGAGGCAAACAGACTAGTTCCACCAACAGCTAACACATAGGGAATTGACGCTGGAACCAACTGGGATCCCATAGGACTAAGATAGAAATTATATCCTGTAGCTCCAGCATCTCCACTTGAAGCCACAAAGGTTATCCCTAAAGCCTCACCCAACCAATATTCATACATTATTGACTGCAGATATGAAAGAGGAAGTTCACCCATTAGAAAGTAAATTTCAGGTATCCCAAAACTTTGAGAGAGAACTGCCACTTGATTATCTTGAACTATATTGGCTAAAATCTCAGGAAGGGGTAGGTTAGAATTTGCAACATATAGCACAATCCCTGCACCGGGAGCTATGGAATGGACATACTCAACATCTAATGAGGCTTCCAGTGCCCAGCCTGATTGTATACCATCATTAGGGTTAAAGGGACCTATAGGGACGATATCCAAAAATGGGGGAGAGGTTATATTGTATAACTGGTCAAAAGTACTAAGTTCTTGCTGTATATACGGATTACCATCAAATACAAGAACTCCTATATTTACTCCCTTTCCTGTTATACCATTATCCAATAGATATGAAATATTATATGCTGTTCTGATATCATTGGGCGTACTAATAGAATAGCCCTGTAACTGCTCCTGGGTCAGATTTATCATATTCATGGGTTTTTCAACAAGCGCATTTGTTATATTACTAGATATTACTAAACCGGAAGCTATACTACTTCCTGCGATAAAATAGTAGACAGTTTTGCCTAGGAATCTTGTAATAATATATTGACCTTTAAACAATTTCTCAACTAGATATGGGGATGCTTGAAAAGATATGACATTGAGAGTTACGTTGGGCTGTATCCCGTTGTCCTTAAGTAGATTTACTAACTGCGAGATCTCGTTAGACGGTATAAATAGTGAATATAACTCATCTTCGTTCAGGATTTTATGTTGCTGTATATAAATTTGTAATAACCCAAGGTTTTTAGGCGGGACCACTATACTGACACTAACATAACTCGGTAAAGCGTTAGTTGTTTGACTATAGGTAGCAGGGTAACCTAAGTATAAGCCCAAACCTGACGATAAGATAATCAACAAAACTAGGAAATAGGATATCATTGATGTGTTGTAAAAACGTGGTTATATAAACTTTATCGAGTTTTCTTAATACATACTTTGAAACTGAAAAATAAGGGATTAGTCATGATAAACTACATCTAAAAGATTAAAAGGATATGCGTTGAACTATTGGTCATGTTGTACAAAGAACCTCAAGATGGGGAGCCAATAAAGTTTGAAAAGGGAAAATGGGTAGTATCAAATAAACCAATAATTCTATATATAGAGGGAGATGGAATAGGACCTGAAATTACTAATTCAGCTATCAGAGTAGTGAATAAGGCTGTAGAGAAAGCTTATAAAAGTTCTAGAGAGATCAAATGGTTAGAAGTGTATGCAGGAGAGAAAGCAAACAAGATCACAGGAGATAGGTTCCCGAAAGAGACGCAGGACATGTTATTAAAGTATAGGGTTGTATTAAAGGGACCTTTGGAAACTCCCATAGGAAAAGGATGGAAGTCCATAAATGTCGCAATAAGATTAATGCTTGACCTCTACGCAAACATAAGACCAGTTAAGTACATTGAAGGGCTAGAAAGCCCACTTAAACATCCAGAAAAGGTAGATATGATTATATTTAGAGAAAACACAGACGACCTATACAGGGGCATAGAATTTCCCTATGATAGTGAAGAGGCAAAGAAAATAAGAAAATTCCTTAGAGAGGAATTAAAGGTAGATATTGAAGATGATACAGGAATAGGACTAAAGGTTATGAGTAAGTTCAAAACCCAGAGAATTACCAGACTGGCATTAAACTACGCTCTTCAGAACTCTAGAAAGAAAGTCACTGTAATGCATAAAGGAAATGTAATGAAATACACTGAAGGATCCTTTAGGGAATGGGCATATGAAGTAGCACTAAATGAATATAGAGATAAGATAGCGACTGAGGAGGAAATTAACCGGGGAGTTAATTCAGAAGGAAAGGTTATACTTAATGATAGGATAGCGGATAACATGCTTCAACAAATAATCATTAGACCTGATGAATACGATATAATACTTGCCCCTAACGTAAATGGTGATTATATATCAGATGCTGCTGGAGCATTAATTGGAAATATAGGAATGCTAGGAGGTGCCAACATTGGAGATACTGGAGGAATGT is drawn from Sulfolobus acidocaldarius SUSAZ and contains these coding sequences:
- a CDS encoding isocitrate dehydrogenase (Converts isocitrate to alpha ketoglutarate), encoding MVMLYKEPQDGEPIKFEKGKWVVSNKPIILYIEGDGIGPEITNSAIRVVNKAVEKAYKSSREIKWLEVYAGEKANKITGDRFPKETQDMLLKYRVVLKGPLETPIGKGWKSINVAIRLMLDLYANIRPVKYIEGLESPLKHPEKVDMIIFRENTDDLYRGIEFPYDSEEAKKIRKFLREELKVDIEDDTGIGLKVMSKFKTQRITRLALNYALQNSRKKVTVMHKGNVMKYTEGSFREWAYEVALNEYRDKIATEEEINRGVNSEGKVILNDRIADNMLQQIIIRPDEYDIILAPNVNGDYISDAAGALIGNIGMLGGANIGDTGGMFEAIHGTAPKYAGKNVANPTGIIKSCELMLYFMGWSEAARLIEKAINESIKQKKVTQDIARYLGITPLGTKEYTDTLVQIMDSF